The Hippocampus zosterae strain Florida chromosome 20, ASM2543408v3, whole genome shotgun sequence nucleotide sequence TTCATGCCTAAACTCAAAAGTGGACGAAAGtgatttcaacaaaataaaacaacaaaaactaaatgttGTTGGAATCTaatcattgcatttttaattttgcaTTATGTAAGTGTCACGACAGCGATCTCTTTCTATGGTGGAAACATAAACCGAAACTGAACAACACAAGACAAGACCGTCATTCTTCTCACCCTTGCGCATCTCCCATTCCTCTGTTCTCCACCTTGAGCTCACACTCTTTCACCATCGAGCTCAGAATCAcctggagggagaaaaaaatacaaaaaaacatgacacacagGGACGATGATGACGTTAGGGAGGTCTTTATTTGTACGTTAGTCGGTTCCTTAATAGGCCACGGACGGTCTGGAAAGAAATTCTCAAGAGGCAGCTGATTATTAGTCACCTTGGGAAAAAAGCTCACATGAAAAGGACTCGGGTGAGATTTGGAGACACAAATAAAAAGCAGTCGGCGTTTTGAAGCATTTCAGGTGGAGTGTCACACGGTCACCACTTGACCGTGGGGGAAGTTTGAATGTGCGCGTGAGCCGTCTACGGACCTCGTGCTCTGGGGAGAGCTGCTCCATGTCGGCCCGGAGACACCTGAGGCCCGGCAGGAAGTGGTTGATCATCACCTCCTCAGATATGACTGTGCGTGTGAGGTTAAGGACCGGGGgaacgcattttttttccagacttatCACCATTTATGACAGCAAAATACGATTCGGGATGCGGGAGATTTATCGGCCCGTCGGATACTGCCAAATTAGGACAATTAACTCTTTcagcaccagccaattctggaccaagtctgaaaagacgtttaaaaacgtctttaggAGTGAATGAGCATAGAAGcaacttttaaagcaataaatactgaaACTCGGTGTTTTAACATTTTCACGAGCACACGGTCCCATTCACTTGAATGAGAGCCGCAGCCGAGGCTTAGGCTGAGGGCGGGGCCGCTTCAGGAGGCCGCGCCTTTTCCTTTTTAACACGTTTAAGTTACGGACAACGGCGGCAAACAATCCATCATCACGACCGGCCGTCTGGGCCAGCGACACCAAGCGCGTGCAGACTGAGATCGTCTACTTTTGTCCAATTTCAGAGGCTGGGGTGCTGATGAAAAGCGAGAGAGCAGTGGCGTGGGAGGTCAAGCCTCTGAGGTTAGCAGCATACATTTGACGTGGGCCTGCGCTGTGAAATGACAGCCTGACGATGACCCGCAGGAACGAACCGGGACGGGGTGGGGCTCCCAGGGGAGACGCGGCAGACAGAAGAGCGCGTGCGGCAAAGAGAGGTAGCGGGAGAAAAGCAGGGAGGGACGTCGGGGCCGGAATGGAAAAGATATTGTGGGTAAACGTAGCCGATGTTGGCGTTTGCTATTCTCTCACGCTCTTGAAGCCTCCCTCCCTCATGTTCTCCTTTGCTTAACCAACCTTGTAATTACGTCTAGTCCCCAAAATAGGGAGGGGTTGGGCGCAAagttattttctctttctttcgcTTGCTGCCAAACGACAGAAGAGCGgcgccaaaacacacacattgccGGACCGCAAGCCGGGGGGGGGCCACGCTTGATGCGTGCCGCGAGGATCAAGGGCACTATCAGACCAGCGCGGCCAAACGCGCAGCGGTGGCGAGAAAGGATACAGCAGCAGGACAGGGCGCTGTAGGCCTCGAACAGCTGGGTGGCGATGTCGATCCTCTTGCTCTCCACCGCTTGGCTGTTGTTTGCCTGAGCCAGTTTGTGCAGGTGCGGCAGGACGACTGGACCAAGGAGCACAAACGGCGGGTGAACATTCTCTACATTGGTGGGATGTTCTTTTGCGCTCATCCTTTCGCGTACACTCGTCTCTGAAGCGAGGCTCGGCGTTGGGTCCGACGCGTCCGAAGGTCCTGATGATCTCCATATGCAAAGAGTGCTGATCTTGATACTGAGGGTCCTCCAGGAAAGATGCTAGCTGCATCTTGACACGCTCCAGCAGCTGAAAGGCACGCAAACAAGCCATTGGCGTTTCTTCAAGCACGTCGCATTTTGCGGACCGTTCAGGAGACACTTTGGACTCCTTACCTCTTTCTGCGTCACGGTCTCCATGATGGTACCAAAGGCAGGAATTGTGGATATCCTCACAGAGCTAAACAGAGCAGGAGAGCGACATAAAAAGGTAGGGGGTGACTATTCGTAAGCAGTGCGCCGCGTCGTGTAGGTCTTGACCATTGCAAAGGCAAACGACGCACCGAAACACACGACTCCGTGAGCAGAGGCTTTGAAATAATACCGATGATGTCATTATCAAAGCAGGCCTGAAAGAAACCGCTGATGCCAGCTGCATAAACTAAACATTTTCGACACATTCTGCTGATGGCTGCATGTTCAATTTTACAGCGTTTCGAACATTTTGCTGATCCGGTGGAGAAGTTAAATGTTTATGCGATTCATCATAAAAGGAAACGAAAACGCTCGCTTGCAGGCAGGTGCGACATCAATGAACATAAAAAGAATAACACTACGTTTAGAGCAGTTTGCTAATTCTGCTTACTTTAGACCCGAATGGAATCTATCATAAAAAGCAGCGCACTAAAATAAAAGAGAAGTCATGTCATTGCGCGTTCCGTTATGAATAATATATGTTTGCAAGACATAACATCATGAGAAAAGAATTGTGACCGTATGAAGTAGCATCTTGTCGCGTTACCCATGTAATGTTTCACGTTTTAGGAAATATCTAATATCAGAAATGTTGCTTTTGCGTGGTTCTAATACACACATACTTTCTGAAGAAACAAgcgctttaaaagcatttcacTTCCATATTCACGTTTAAGGtacaacaactctttgttgatGTTGATGGGGGGGCGAAATACGATTGTATATCATTTAAATAGCAAAAGCTCAACTTGGATTGACCTCACTTCTATCAACCCTAATCATGTTGATTCATTgcgctatgaaaaaaaaaaacatgaaaatgtttgaTGAGTGTGCACCAGTCGAGAGAACCATGTGATGAAACAGGCTGCATTCCAACAGCGCTATAGCTCACTTGCTCATCTTATTCTTTAAAATGTGCATGTGGCAAAATAAATTCATGAACTCGGTCCATAGCCAATTAGTATTTCAGTCCGGCCAAGCTCAGTATTGGAGGCCGGATGTTGGCAGACTTCTTCCCCTTCATGATTCCGGTTGGGCAAGATGAGGCCATATTCGCTTAACATTCGCAGCTGCTGACTACGAGCGGTGAGCGCGACAAAAGACGCTTTTTGACGCCGCTTGAATGCAGCCTGCAAGAAGAGTTCACGGGGAGGTGTTCCGTCGTCGATTGACTCACAATTCAGGCCCATTGCATAGAGTTATAAGGGCCGGGGCCGCCCGGCGGTCTACTAACGCTTCGCTCATGCCTTGGAGAATCAACTGCAAACCCACCACAGAgatgagagaggaggaggagggggcaggggcgggtggggggggggggagaaagagaagGTCGGGGAGGTGATAACAGAAGATAGCAGGGATaagacaaaagagagaaaacggggagaaaaaaaaatggagaacgtCGCGGGTGAAAACCTGCCGCTAGCTGAGGGTTTGGTCAGGAGGAGGGCCTCAGCCTCAATGGAGTGGGGTGTGAGAGGAGATGCGACGCATGCAGGGCTTGCGCAATTTAGGCAGCGTGCAAACACACAAGCCAGACGGAGTCACGTCAACTGACAGGATGATGAAAGACATTGCTCGGCCTGATCCTATGCAGGTGCAACTCCGTACAAACGTTGCCTGTTAATCCATAGCATCGTGATAAGAGATTACAGATTCACGTCGTCGCTCCTGATAGGTTGACTGCTGCAGTGCGATGGCTGTCAGGCGGCAACGAGGAGGTGGGGAAGGGGGGAGGACGCTGCGCAGTTACTGTTGTTATTGCTGATCCACTTACATTTCAGGGTCGGAGGAGAGTGTGATGAGAGCCGGCACCACTCTCTGAGCGACCAGCGTCTCATTCACCCCCTTCACCAACAGCTGTTCGGGTTGGACAGAGCCGGACGTGATGCCACAGGGGAAGGCGGTGCATGGGACAAGTGTAAGCGACACCGCCGTTAGATAGAGAGAAAATAATCAATAATATAGTGAAATAATGcaaagaaagggggaaaaaaaaaaaaaacaaggcgcaACAAATAGAAAGCAAGTGAGGCTCTTCCAAAGTCACGATTAACACCTCACAGAAAATATGGCGCGATATTGCACAAATGCTAAGTGTTAATCCCTGGAGTTTGAGGACAGACTCCAGAAGTGGATCGAATCCACTCTGCGTTCCGAAATAGTGGACAATAACGAAATCCGATCCAGGATCTGTGGTTGACCGACACATTACGACACATAATTATGTGGACAATGGCGGACTGCTACACAAAAGGGGATGGTCACAGTGAGGCGTGTGCGTGGGGAACGGGGAAGTActtcacaataaaataaataaatcaagaggGGGACAGGGATTTGGCTGAGCACTCCTCCTTCCACAAGTTTACATCAAGTGAGGCCCGATTCCACTGTTAGAACTGTACGGCACATCCTCACCGAACGCACACCTTTTTTGGAAAGGTAGATGCAATTTGTTACGGTTTCATTAAACAGCTTCGCTCAGCACTTCACTGCCAGAAGCCTGGCAAAAGTACAATTGAACTGCATTGGGGGAGGCCGTGGGGGCGGTAACAGGCAGCtacttttcaaaacaaatgcagtATTAAGTTTCCTGAATGACCTGAAGTCCCGAAACTGTGAAGAACGCGAGTCCAATTTAATTAGACTTTCCAAAACTCTTTTGCTGACTTTGTCATTTTACTGACAGATGCAGATATTTATGTGGTGCGGTTTGAGAGCAGTAAAATGCTTGAACAACAGAACTTGGAGGTGCTAAATACAGTGGAATCCAGGCACTAACTATCACGATCGGAGTTACGTTTACAGCATTTGCGATTGTTGCGCAACATGAAATGCAGTTTTAAACAGCAGCAATCGCGAGCAAAGCAAGAACACATGCAGCAAAATTGCTTCGACTTGAATGGATTACTAAACATTTTGGGTGGAAATTACTTTTGCTTAAGTGTTAGCAACAAACCAAAAGGCATGCATAGGGAGTTGCTAATCCACAATtgacacttttcttttctttctttacctCAAACATCCGTGCTGAGGTACAGCGGACCAATGCAGAGGTGTGGACTACTCCATACCAAAGAACAGTGAGCAGTAACTCATGGTACACTGGATTAGCACTGAAATCAACAAAATTCGGAGACATTTGAATTCCTGGGCAATCTGTCTGTGGGTGGGCAGGTGTGCGTCTCACCccagctccacaaaggaagcTTTCAGGCTGTCGAGAGGTGCGTGGGACAAAGACAGGGTTGTCATAACATCCTCTAAGAAACCCACCAACAACTTGCGGTCCTCTTCCTTTCGAGAGTATGACAAAAACACAGTACCGACTTAATGGTTCACTCGATTTGATGTGAAATAAAGTTTCCTCTCCACTACACGACTTCTTGGCAAATAAGAGTGGAAAAGACTGTCATGTTACCTGATTATAACAGGTCAGGACTCCCGTGGCGTAGATGGGGACGGTGGCTTTTGTAAGAAGACCGTTGCCAGATGAAGCATCTATTGAGGGCGAAACAGAAACAATCTAAGTCAAGAACTATTGAAAGAATCAGTTCCAAGTTGTCACTTGGTTCTGCCTAAAGAGGAACGATCAAGATAGCCTTGCTTCAATATGGCAGCAATTGCATTGTTCCACCCTTACCAACATTCTCTTCAGACAAGCGAAGAATCTCTTGGAATTGAGGTTTAACCTGCAAAACGTCAAAAAACAAGCAATAACATGAATTAGAAAGACATGATATGAGCTGATGAGATGCATCAGCATCACCGAGGGCAAGTGCTTAAAATGCGACGCGGTCAACTGAAAAGACTTTTAACAGGTCAGCATTGATTCACCTTGGTGTTGGTAAAAACTTTGCCAAAGGTTCGACAGAACCTCCAAAAAAAGCGCGAGAACTCATGAACGCAGGCGGACGAGGTCACGTTGATGCGACCCACGATCTCTATGAGCTGAGGAAGCCTTCAGAGGGtagcataaaaaaaaggaatgaatgaatttgatgtCTGAATACATttacagcgtgtgtgtgtgtgtgtgtgtgtgtgtgtgtctcacagcTGGTTGACCACCCAAAGCAAGCTTTCCCATCCGGTGGTCCCTTCATGCTCTAGTTGGTGGTCGTAGAGAAGGAGCAAGGCACTCAGCATCTCCCTGCTGCCGATGATGGTGGCCACATCCTGGAGGGGGGAAGCCGGCCTTGGAAAGCGAGTCACTACAATGGCAAATACACGCTAACAGCAACTGAACACAAAGCTGAAACAAGAAaccaacaggctgaagtttcaTCCTGCACCCTCTATTGCAGGTATGTCTCCGTGGAGTTTGGCTCGGCTGGTGAAGGGCGCGTTCTGCAGCACCACGGCAAAAAGGGGAGGGGTCAGACTCTGCAGGGCTGACAGGAACACGTGCAGCTTGTGCTCATCCAGGCCATGTTCCCCCTGCTACAAAAAAACGGGGAAAATGGACTATCAGAGCAGGAGTAAAGGAGTCCGCGTCAATCAACGGCAggataaaaagatttttttaaaaagtgagcaTGTTCCCACGCACCATGAAGAGCTTCTCTATACGTGCCAAGAGAGAAGGGATGAGTGACGTGTAAAGGGTTCCCAATTCTGTTGTCCAGGCAGCGAATGCGGGAATGAAGACCTGGTGGACGGCACTGACTACCCTCTCTGAAGGGTCGCCGAGTGAAAGCAGCATCAGCTCAAAACCCTGAAGAAAACGACACAAAccggcaaaagaaaaacaaacaaacacaatgaatTTTGAACACCGTTAAACAAATACCTTTGTCCAGATTGAGTTAAATTAAAAGTAGTATTTGCAGTTCATGTTATTTTAAGGATACGGTATATTTATCTGAAACCCAGAGGGAATGGAGAGGGCGAACAAAGCAAAGCATGGATTTCCCCCTGCAATTAAATACCTGGGAGTATTTGTCAGCATCATCTATGTAACCCATAATAATCCCAAGACTCTTGACCACGGCCTCTCTGACCATGTCAGCCTTGTCCTCGGCAAGCATTTGCTGCAACATGGACAACACGAGCGAACTTCGAATTTCCTTCTGTGGAAACAGAATCAAAAGCAGGCATTTTAATGTATgcatctttcccccccccctaactGTTCCATCAACTGTTATTCGCTCGatacaaatgacaacatacaGGGAAGTACGGCGCTAAGGCTCCACAAGACTCTGCCACAAGAAGTCTTCTCTCTGGATATTTATGgttaatctgaaaaaaaaggagtgtaTGGGTGCATACAATTAGGACAGAGAGGAAGAGCAGGCAGAACACAACAGAGAAAGCAGAAAGGAAACAAAATTGACGAGCATCAATACGCTGATCAAAATAGTAGGCTGCAGTTGTTGCCATGGAATTTTACTTTGTTTATCAAAAATGTGTTGATGGTGCTAAAAAAATGTATGCTGTTCTTTCTATATTCATTTATTCTCAAAAGCAAAAGgtaacttttaaaaaatattgttgcTATAGCCTACAATAATATTGCGCAAGTAAAATGGTGAACTGCTCATCAGTAGTTTCCTTTAAGCTTAATCTCACGGTCCGGTCATGAGTGGTGGCATTTCACTTCTGTAACGCCCCTGTTGCTACGTCGGTAGGCGACGACATTGCAGGTTGACGTCAACCCCCGAGCCCGCATCACTTAAGTGCAGGACAGCCAGATGGAGACATCTGGGAAATCTATTTGCATGGCTCTGTGGCACGTACCTGCTCCCAGCATTGCGGAAG carries:
- the relch gene encoding RAB11-binding protein RELCH homolog isoform X6, with translation MRKSNSIKELIPLILCTACLHPESRERDQLLHILFNLIKRPDDEQRQMILTGCVAFARHVGPTRVEAELLPQCWEQINHKYPERRLLVAESCGALAPYFPKEIRSSLVLSMLQQMLAEDKADMVREAVVKSLGIIMGYIDDADKYSQGFELMLLSLGDPSERVVSAVHQVFIPAFAAWTTELGTLYTSLIPSLLARIEKLFMQGEHGLDEHKLHVFLSALQSLTPPLFAVVLQNAPFTSRAKLHGDIPAIEVTRFPRPASPLQDVATIIGSREMLSALLLLYDHQLEHEGTTGWESLLWVVNQLLPQLIEIVGRINVTSSACVHEFSRFFWRFCRTFGKVFTNTKVKPQFQEILRLSEENVDASSGNGLLTKATVPIYATGVLTCYNQEEDRKLLVGFLEDVMTTLSLSHAPLDSLKASFVELGANPVYHELLLTVLWYGVVHTSALVRCTSARMFELLVKGVNETLVAQRVVPALITLSSDPEISVRISTIPAFGTIMETVTQKELLERVKMQLASFLEDPQYQDQHSLHMEIIRTFGRVGPNAEPRFRDEFVLPHLHKLAQANNSQAVESKRIDIATQLFEAYSALSCCFISEEVMINHFLPGLRCLRADMEQLSPEHEVILSSMVKECELKVENRGMGDAQGSVSIASSLVGEDAKTKFLSKMGQLTTSGAMLANVFQRKK